The genomic region TTCTGCATTAGCCTACAGAACTATACAGATACACTGCAACAATATCAAATTTCTGAGACTGTATATCAACTGCAGTGAATTTAAACTATGATGTGAtcatggaaaaaaacaactccGTTTTATGTTGTGGTTTTGAATGTATATGTTGTATGGTTTTACAGGGGATGGTGACTTCTGGTAGTTTTCAGTCAGCTCTGAGGTTTGCAGGTATGAAGGTTTATGCACTGTGCTCCTCTTACATACCACTGTGTAACTTTCCCTCCAAATGTACAGAGCAGtaaaagaaaggacagaaaaggaCGGGGGAGAAACATTGAACGTGTGAGCGAGGAGGCGAGAGTGACACCTTCACACCCACTTGTCAGTTTGCTTGCTCTCGCTGTTGCTCTCTTGCTCCTTCATCGTCCCCCTCTTGGTTCTCGTGTTTGGTTTTTGGACTGTGAAATCTAAGCCAGGGCAAGCCGTGTCATCAGGGATGAAagatggagagggcagagaagaggGGAAGTTAGGAAAGACCTGGGGGTGGGAATGTTGAGGGTGCTGGTGAGATTTCATCGGACGAGGGATGGATAGCTTTGCCAACACATTGTGTCATCCATCAAAATCTCAATGACGTCAGCAGGATTTCAAAGTCCAAAGTAGGTTAGTGCAAAAATGAATGTCACTAGAGGTGATAAAAACAGGCAGAAATCTTTATGACATCACAATTCTTTTATTTCACTAAAGATGTTTCACTTCTTAAAACGGTTTGTTAGATTTTTCTGTATATACAAATGTAcatataaacatttataaaatgacaCAAGCAAGttcaacaagaaaacaaacaactgtaaatgcattctgggaagtCCCTTCAACTTGAGGATTGACAACATGCAAGTGAAATCACATCTGCACATCAGCCAGTGTACCATGATACTGTCAAGACAGTATAGAAATCAGTGAATACCCAGAAGTACTGAAGAAGCTCAGCTCCCTAAAACCTGTGTCTGTTTTGTTCTCTTGATCAGTGGCTCTCAACCTCATGAGAACGTTAGACTGGCAAGGACATTTGACaccaaataaatataatttctttgaTCCAAATGAATTCTGATGCATTCCGTCTGACTTTTCTGATGAAATACCtatcaaatgtcaaaaaaactttaaataaacttcAAAACAAACTTCAAAAATAATACTTTCTGCATGAGGAGCAGTGGGCATCACTTTAAGAGCCAAAAAAACCCgattgagaaccactgatctgGATTAGACTATTTGTTtacttgtattgttttataACTGAATTGATGTGTAACGCCAGATACTTTCTATGGTGTTCATATAAACTGCCAGACCTGAATCAAATTGTCTgcttttatatattgtatagtGTGAATGTGACAATGGTGCTTTGAGAGACTCAAATAGATAGCCTACTGTATCACAGTCAGTCGAGTGCTACACAACAACATGACAAAAATCCTACATAACCAATTTGGCCGTAGACGACAACATTTTCAATACACAGACTTAATAATCTCTATACATGTAGAGGAAGAATAATGACATTAATGGTTGGAGATGAGGAGCATGATGCAAATCTGTACCTATGTTGTGAGCATTTTAAATTCACAGGAAAATGAAGACAATGTCCTCTTGTCATTTTCAATTTGACATTAATCCATTAAGTATATTGATCTGTTTGCTTGCAGTTTTGTTCCTTATGACTCAAAAACAGTGTGCAtcttaaatgataaaaaatggCAATTGCCATCCTCATAACAAAGTAATAGAAAAACATCTTTGAGGTCCTCGTCTTTGGAAACGATCCACGtcccacactcacacaaacaaacacacgcaaacacacactgacggCACTCTCCAtgctcaaataaaaaaatctgtatataaaaaaatttcTTAGTGTTCATGGTCCCAATGACCAGCATCGGGTTTAGCATTGTCTCTGTTATGGCGTCTCGGTCTGCCTTAGTGTAGCAGCAGGGCTAATAGGACTGGGATCGTTGTAAAGAAGATTGGAAGGGACACCAGCTGTGCTCCTGAGCTGCCGATGCTCCTCTGGACGTTTGGCTCCATCACAGCAGGGTCATCTGAGGAAAGAAAGGGGGAGGGAGAGTTAGTTTTGGATTTTATCATTCCAGCATGGTAAACACACCCAGCTGAGCTCCTCTCAGACATGGGACTGCTGTGACTATTTTACATCGGTCTGGTATATTTTTAAAGAATCCTCACCTGCTGGGAGCCGGTTAGAGGGGTTGTGAACTCCTCCAGCAGCAGGAAACTTTCCTTTTCCTTCATCCATGGTTTTCCCTGTATCACCTGCCTTGGATTTATCTAAATGGGTCTTTCCAGAGCCTTTGTGCCCAACAACATCCACTCTCAGCCTTAGACAATCCTGGCCATGGTGATGCATTGGCTTGGCTGTGGAAAGTCAGACAGAGGGAAATGTTTAATACAAGAAACCACCTCAGGATCCAAATAAGGTGATACAAATGGCACTGCTATTATAGATACTTACAGATATAATAATAGCTCTCTCCCTGTCTGAACTCCTTTCCCAGGGTGAAGGGAGTAAAACGCTGGAATTTCTCAGAGAATTTCTCAGGAGCGTGGGGAGCGAACGGCCGCGAGCACTCCCAACGCAGCTGGTCGAAGGAGTGAGGTTTGCACACCTCGTAGTCCTCCTTCTCCACCATGTACAGCATGTAGCGCTCAGCTGCATGCAATGACACCTCGCCGTGGGTGTAATGGGGGCAGATGATGTCCAGATAGTCATTGATATGCACTTCCACTGCGTACTCATCCCACAGGAAGCTGCAGGGAGacaggaagaaagaggaggttACTTGACAAATGTCCTCACACagcaaaattaaataacaaCACATGTTCAACACGCACCCTGGCAGCTTGGCTCATTCAATGTACGTGTTAAGAATGGCAATGAGGGCTAATCACACgtagacacacacagcaacagaaaacagacactCATGCAAATAACATACATGTGCACCTACAAGCGTGGAATTCAGGTATCATGTGAAGATGTTTGTGGTGACGTATTTCAGACACTTGTGCAAACCCGTCACTGTGACAGA from Micropterus dolomieu isolate WLL.071019.BEF.003 ecotype Adirondacks linkage group LG03, ASM2129224v1, whole genome shotgun sequence harbors:
- the efna1b gene encoding ephrin-A1b, encoding MDMVYLVCLALSIGVWFASADRHSVYWNSSNPNFLWDEYAVEVHINDYLDIICPHYTHGEVSLHAAERYMLYMVEKEDYEVCKPHSFDQLRWECSRPFAPHAPEKFSEKFQRFTPFTLGKEFRQGESYYYISKPMHHHGQDCLRLRVDVVGHKGSGKTHLDKSKAGDTGKTMDEGKGKFPAAGGVHNPSNRLPADDPAVMEPNVQRSIGSSGAQLVSLPIFFTTIPVLLALLLH